A portion of the Candidatus Dadabacteria bacterium genome contains these proteins:
- a CDS encoding RNA degradosome polyphosphate kinase: MASSITDITSKRGSVGSSKKYLNRELSWLDFNLRVLETAANDKVPLLERVRFLSISASNLDEFYMVRVAGLAGQVMEGVTDRSKDGLTPSQQLEAIREKVRFLLDSQCECEKELFSLCKKAGIKIVTPEKLDRSGAKWLSEWFSNKLFPVLTPLAIDPAHPFPFIQSERLVCAVQLSRAEDGKRMKGLILLPSQVERFIKVPGGKKVQFVPIEKVIEHNMKFLFPGFEVEDNGIFQITRDSLLEIDEDAEDLVETFETALKQQRRGGSVIRVDVNADMPDAIVDFIMEKLEAHDAHFFRIKGMLGLESVKQIILDERSDLLYKRMNIRYPERVREFGGDVIAAIQQKDFVVHHPYESFDVVVEFLKQAAEDPAVVAIKQTLYRTSEDSPIVKRLIEAAEAGKSVTAMVELKARFDEEANIRWAHDLEDAGVQVVYGFIDLKTHAKVSLVVRREGSDIRTYTHYGTGNYHPINAKIYTDLSYFTADEALGRDAAKLFNYMTGYATPKRMERIFFSPVTMRPKVLELIRDEIDHAKAGRPAVIWAKMNSLVDSKIIDALYAASRAGVRIELFVRGICCLRPGVPGLSENIRVKSIVGRFLEHSRVICFGAGEGLPSDGCKVFISSADWMPRNLDRRVESLVPIENATVKKQLVEQVMVANLNDIANSWEMLPDGSFRKLKSDADSFSAHKYFMTNPSLSGRGKALAESRPVMPAEFVQE, translated from the coding sequence TTGGCTTCTTCGATAACGGACATCACGAGCAAGAGAGGCTCTGTCGGTTCTTCCAAGAAGTATCTTAACAGGGAGCTTTCCTGGCTTGATTTTAACCTGCGGGTTCTTGAGACGGCGGCAAACGATAAGGTTCCGCTTCTTGAAAGGGTGCGCTTTCTCTCCATCTCCGCAAGCAACCTTGATGAGTTCTACATGGTAAGGGTGGCGGGTCTCGCGGGACAGGTTATGGAGGGAGTTACCGACCGCAGCAAAGACGGCCTTACGCCGTCCCAGCAGCTAGAAGCCATAAGGGAGAAGGTCCGTTTCCTGCTTGACAGCCAGTGCGAGTGCGAAAAGGAACTGTTTTCCCTCTGCAAGAAGGCGGGGATCAAGATCGTGACTCCCGAGAAACTTGACCGCTCGGGCGCGAAGTGGCTTTCCGAGTGGTTCTCGAATAAGCTTTTCCCGGTTCTTACCCCGCTTGCCATAGACCCGGCGCATCCGTTCCCCTTCATACAGAGTGAGCGCCTTGTATGCGCCGTGCAGCTAAGCCGCGCCGAGGACGGAAAGCGCATGAAGGGTCTTATACTGCTGCCTTCCCAGGTGGAGCGCTTCATAAAGGTTCCGGGAGGAAAAAAAGTACAGTTTGTTCCGATCGAGAAGGTTATCGAGCACAACATGAAATTCCTTTTCCCGGGTTTTGAGGTTGAGGACAACGGAATCTTCCAGATCACCCGCGACAGCCTTCTTGAGATAGACGAGGACGCGGAAGATCTGGTAGAGACGTTTGAGACGGCGCTTAAGCAGCAGCGCAGGGGAGGCTCCGTGATCAGGGTTGACGTCAACGCGGACATGCCGGATGCGATAGTTGACTTCATAATGGAGAAGCTCGAGGCCCACGACGCGCATTTTTTCAGGATCAAGGGGATGCTCGGGCTTGAGAGCGTGAAACAGATAATACTCGATGAGCGAAGCGACCTTCTTTACAAGCGCATGAATATTCGCTACCCCGAGAGGGTAAGGGAATTCGGGGGCGACGTGATAGCCGCCATACAGCAGAAGGATTTCGTTGTTCACCACCCTTACGAGAGTTTTGACGTCGTCGTTGAGTTCCTGAAGCAGGCCGCCGAGGACCCTGCGGTCGTTGCGATCAAACAGACGCTTTACCGCACCTCGGAAGACTCTCCGATAGTGAAAAGGCTCATAGAGGCCGCCGAGGCCGGAAAATCCGTAACCGCCATGGTGGAGCTAAAGGCCCGTTTCGATGAGGAGGCCAACATCCGCTGGGCGCACGATCTCGAGGACGCGGGGGTTCAGGTCGTGTACGGATTCATCGATCTTAAGACCCACGCCAAGGTGTCTCTTGTGGTGAGAAGGGAGGGTTCTGACATCCGCACCTACACCCACTATGGCACGGGCAACTATCACCCCATAAACGCCAAGATATATACTGACCTCAGCTACTTCACGGCCGACGAGGCACTGGGTCGCGACGCCGCCAAGCTTTTTAACTACATGACCGGCTACGCCACTCCGAAGAGGATGGAGAGGATATTCTTCTCTCCCGTCACGATGCGCCCTAAGGTGCTTGAGCTTATAAGGGACGAGATAGACCATGCGAAGGCGGGCCGTCCCGCGGTTATATGGGCCAAGATGAACTCCCTTGTGGACAGCAAGATAATAGACGCGCTTTACGCGGCGAGTCGCGCAGGGGTGAGAATCGAACTTTTCGTTCGGGGAATATGCTGCCTGCGGCCTGGGGTGCCGGGGCTTTCTGAGAACATAAGGGTGAAGAGTATCGTGGGACGTTTCCTCGAGCACAGCAGGGTCATCTGCTTCGGCGCCGGGGAGGGGCTCCCCTCGGACGGCTGCAAGGTCTTCATCTCGTCTGCCGACTGGATGCCCCGAAATCTTGATCGCAGGGTGGAGTCGCTTGTTCCGATCGAAAACGCCACCGTGAAAAAGCAGCTTGTCGAGCAGGTGATGGTCGCTAACTTAAACGATATTGCGAACAGCTGGGAAATGCTTCCCGACGGTTCTTTCCGCAAGCTTAAAAGCGATGCGGACAGTTTCTCGGCTCACAAATACTTTATGACCAACCCCAGTCTTTCGGGACGAGGCAAGGCACTTGCCGAATCCAGGCCGGTAATGCCGGCTGAGTTTGTGCAGGAATAA
- a CDS encoding Ppx/GppA family phosphatase: MAEISPPATPFGKAGTVAVIDVGSNSIRLVIYKGPRRAPLPILDEKVPCGLGRGMDSQGRMSPQSMDLALRTVSRFVDIARSMRVSGIKAVATAAVRNAANGPDFKEAVEQQCGISLRVLSGMDEARLSALGTLCAIPDADGVMGDIGGGSLELVEICEGEIGNHATLPLGTIPLLESGLSPAKARKKLIAPLLDELPWLENAKKKTFYAVGGSWRALAKKHMESEDYPLRIVHSYSLSRSRAVEMAREIAEMSSGSLQDLWILGRNRVESAPYAATLMKSLLKKTGVNNLTFCTYGLREGCIYDDLSPEQRSLDPLVVMCEEIALKMGRSVEEGKAFCRWIERAIPDKYSRDPRLRLAACHLSDIGISEHPEYRAEQVFLRILRMPFVGITHPERVMVALSVASRHAAIGNLLRRWEVSDFLSGGDIEEARVTGLALRLAYTVSGGVARILQSTRLERTGEKLTLHMPDQIPHPETVGRRLGALAKAVGCDYETIARGDEEEC; this comes from the coding sequence ATGGCAGAAATCTCTCCTCCCGCCACGCCGTTCGGCAAGGCCGGAACCGTGGCGGTAATTGACGTGGGATCGAATTCCATACGTCTTGTGATCTACAAGGGACCTAGGCGCGCCCCGCTTCCGATACTTGATGAGAAGGTTCCCTGTGGCTTGGGGCGCGGGATGGATTCTCAGGGCAGAATGTCTCCGCAGAGCATGGATCTCGCCCTGCGAACTGTAAGCCGTTTTGTCGATATCGCGCGCTCGATGAGGGTTTCCGGAATAAAGGCGGTTGCCACCGCTGCGGTGAGAAACGCCGCAAACGGCCCCGATTTCAAAGAGGCCGTTGAGCAGCAGTGCGGAATTTCGCTTCGGGTGCTCTCTGGCATGGACGAGGCAAGGCTTTCTGCTCTCGGCACTCTCTGCGCTATCCCTGACGCTGACGGCGTAATGGGGGACATAGGCGGCGGAAGCCTTGAGTTGGTGGAGATCTGCGAGGGGGAAATAGGAAACCACGCCACATTGCCGCTTGGCACGATCCCGCTTCTTGAAAGCGGTCTGAGTCCCGCGAAAGCCCGCAAGAAACTGATTGCCCCCCTCCTTGACGAGCTTCCCTGGCTTGAGAACGCGAAAAAGAAGACCTTCTACGCCGTCGGGGGCTCGTGGAGAGCCCTGGCCAAAAAACACATGGAGTCTGAGGATTACCCGCTTCGAATAGTTCACAGTTACAGTCTTTCCAGATCAAGGGCGGTTGAGATGGCCCGGGAGATAGCCGAGATGTCTTCGGGTTCGCTTCAGGACCTCTGGATCCTGGGGCGAAACAGGGTGGAGTCCGCTCCTTACGCCGCCACGCTTATGAAGAGTCTTCTGAAGAAAACGGGCGTTAACAACCTTACGTTCTGCACGTACGGCCTTCGGGAGGGATGCATATACGACGATCTTTCCCCGGAGCAGCGTTCTCTGGATCCTCTAGTTGTCATGTGTGAGGAGATTGCCCTTAAGATGGGAAGATCCGTTGAGGAGGGCAAGGCTTTCTGCAGGTGGATAGAGAGGGCGATTCCGGATAAATACTCTAGGGATCCGAGGCTGAGACTCGCTGCATGTCATCTCTCGGACATAGGAATTTCCGAGCATCCGGAGTACCGGGCGGAGCAGGTGTTTTTGAGGATACTGCGGATGCCGTTTGTGGGAATTACCCATCCGGAGAGGGTGATGGTGGCTCTGTCGGTGGCCTCAAGGCACGCGGCGATTGGAAACCTGCTTCGCCGCTGGGAAGTTTCAGATTTTCTTTCTGGGGGTGATATTGAGGAAGCCAGGGTTACGGGGCTTGCTCTTCGCTTGGCTTACACGGTCTCGGGAGGGGTAGCGCGGATCCTTCAGAGCACCAGGCTTGAGAGGACTGGGGAAAAGCTTACTTTGCATATGCCTGACCAGATTCCTCACCCGGAAACCGTCGGTCGCCGTTTAGGGGCTCTTGCCAAGGCTGTCGGATGCGATTACGAGACGATTGCTCGGGGTGATGAAGAGGAGTGTTGA
- a CDS encoding DEAD/DEAH box helicase family protein, whose translation MGLRNIPYKSVYIVPRDNYVNDVLISSLKHATSLDCMFGFFRSAALRSIAPGLAEYLARDTQPMRLVVSPNISAEDFSALREGVSTPVDVIEARLKHLLGKAKISTGALVRHTLTCLAYMLANQRLRFRVAWLRDGSLFHPKVWFFKDANDTVVAHGSSNFTDEGLGRNLEQISVDMSWGGERSEEAIKALTEEFDALWDGSRDYIYTLDLPVVIENELIREYEPKRPPTTDDFQKAWEEDSKTIEKLTSKNVSVQTPPTMEFTIPPHLNLDEGPFSHQGKAIAAWEASERRGFLSMATGSGKTITALAAASRLQHELDSLLVIISAPYQPLVSQWVDEVTEFGVTPLPVGGSLSDRANHLDLAVRRLQLKVSRVEVMVVTENFLTSNNFRHVLDKLPESLPTLLIADEAHNLGKKSFLKNTPDRFDYRLGLSATPERQYDSEGTAALFAYFGEPVFEFSLREAIGVCLVPYNYYMHQVDLTNDEFSEWKSLTERLIRKGFKGDADASDSGSLPRDVETLLFARRRVIESAENKVEALRQLLKSRPRDDVKHVLVYATDKNPLQLRSVNEMLQNDLNLTIHQLTSEETANRARSSNILERFANGDYNALTCKRVLDEGVDVPQVSEAYILASNTVRRQWIQRRGRVLRKCDAINKQLAYLHDFIVVPPNTSDSGSRAILKGELERAREFAELSANGGSPGGPFDKIDKLMANMFN comes from the coding sequence ATGGGATTAAGAAATATTCCCTACAAATCGGTGTACATTGTACCGAGGGATAACTATGTTAATGATGTACTGATTAGTTCTCTTAAGCATGCTACTTCCCTCGACTGTATGTTTGGTTTTTTCAGGAGTGCGGCGCTACGATCTATTGCGCCCGGCCTAGCAGAATACTTAGCGCGAGATACGCAACCAATGCGTTTGGTGGTGAGCCCTAATATTAGCGCTGAGGATTTCTCTGCTTTGCGGGAAGGTGTTTCGACACCCGTCGATGTTATTGAAGCTCGTCTCAAACATCTTTTAGGTAAAGCAAAGATTAGTACAGGTGCTCTTGTCAGACATACTCTCACCTGTCTTGCATATATGCTTGCAAATCAGCGGCTCAGATTTCGTGTAGCTTGGTTGCGAGACGGATCACTTTTTCACCCCAAGGTATGGTTCTTCAAAGATGCCAACGATACTGTTGTTGCACATGGATCAAGTAATTTTACTGATGAGGGGCTTGGTAGAAACCTAGAACAAATAAGTGTTGATATGTCTTGGGGAGGTGAACGATCAGAAGAAGCTATTAAAGCATTAACCGAAGAATTTGATGCCTTGTGGGATGGTTCTCGTGATTATATATATACGCTGGATTTGCCCGTTGTTATAGAAAATGAACTTATTCGAGAATATGAACCTAAGCGACCACCAACGACGGATGATTTTCAAAAAGCTTGGGAGGAAGATTCAAAAACTATAGAGAAACTAACAAGTAAAAATGTCTCAGTCCAAACTCCACCAACTATGGAATTTACGATCCCACCACATTTAAATTTAGACGAAGGACCATTTTCGCATCAAGGGAAAGCTATTGCTGCGTGGGAAGCATCCGAACGTCGTGGTTTTTTATCCATGGCTACGGGTTCAGGTAAAACAATTACTGCACTAGCAGCAGCTTCTCGGCTACAGCATGAACTTGATTCTTTGCTGGTGATTATCAGTGCTCCATACCAACCACTGGTTTCTCAATGGGTAGATGAGGTAACCGAATTTGGAGTAACTCCACTGCCTGTTGGAGGATCTCTTTCGGATCGAGCGAACCACCTTGATCTTGCTGTACGCAGACTGCAGTTAAAAGTCAGTCGGGTTGAAGTTATGGTTGTTACTGAGAACTTTTTGACTAGCAATAATTTTCGCCATGTTCTTGATAAACTTCCCGAGAGTCTCCCTACATTGTTAATAGCTGACGAAGCTCATAATCTAGGCAAAAAAAGTTTCTTAAAAAATACCCCTGATCGTTTCGATTATCGATTAGGCCTGTCCGCTACACCGGAGCGCCAATATGACTCGGAAGGAACTGCTGCATTATTTGCCTATTTCGGAGAGCCTGTTTTTGAATTTAGTTTAAGAGAGGCAATTGGTGTATGTCTTGTCCCATACAACTATTACATGCATCAAGTCGATTTGACCAATGATGAGTTTAGTGAATGGAAGAGCCTAACTGAGAGGCTTATACGAAAAGGTTTTAAAGGTGACGCTGATGCGTCGGATTCGGGTAGTCTTCCGAGGGATGTAGAGACATTGCTATTTGCGAGGCGGCGTGTAATTGAATCTGCAGAGAATAAGGTTGAAGCGCTTCGTCAACTGCTGAAAAGTCGGCCTCGAGATGATGTAAAGCATGTCTTAGTTTATGCAACAGATAAAAATCCGTTGCAACTGAGATCGGTTAATGAAATGCTACAAAACGATCTCAATCTTACGATCCATCAACTTACATCTGAAGAGACAGCCAATCGTGCTCGATCTTCTAACATCTTAGAGCGCTTTGCTAATGGTGACTATAACGCACTAACATGTAAGCGGGTACTCGACGAAGGAGTAGATGTTCCGCAAGTGAGTGAAGCGTATATATTGGCAAGCAATACTGTGCGACGTCAATGGATACAGCGTAGAGGACGAGTGTTACGTAAGTGCGATGCTATAAATAAGCAGCTTGCTTATCTTCATGATTTCATTGTCGTCCCACCTAATACTAGTGATAGTGGTTCGCGAGCGATATTGAAGGGGGAGCTTGAACGAGCTAGAGAATTTGCTGAATTATCCGCAAATGGCGGCAGTCCTGGTGGACCATTTGACAAGATTGATAAGTTGATGGCTAATATGTTTAATTAA
- a CDS encoding AAA family ATPase, with the protein MKIEAARIRNFKLLRNIDLSFSTDPQKPLTVIRAENGSGKTSTLQALRWALYGKDVLDEPLVRLSPADWPDNSVCTVSVEIDFVHTAVSKVDGETMTSATRYMLKREVCEKPDGDRPNREQDRVTLFEKTPAGAESIDAAESRLTQMLPKEMIDIFFTDGDAAMTFISPQLSDNTKRDKVKESIRSLLGLDLLERVEKRISVTQSAVNRQITRDTSSDQLAAITEEIEEATNEKEKLSKTITDLNEQIENIQRKLDTIERDLTRALKAGSHEQLAHQKENYQKLLHAAIEDEEDLKCEHQELFQQESLSWGFLEPVLQIGYDYLNNLHAKGVIPKAAVPVLEERLDLEKCICGADLSEGTEAREKVRELIEQHRKNDREVDYLSSLYYQSKTEIGTWLSEDTKKWSGYSSELQQKRLAVKKRIDHAHRELKSVEAKLDQINEEEIQEKRLLQNTMTSSLRGKNNELYQAEASLQGVEKNLKELNHKQEKLRRADEKMAGLNAEKTILNDLQQIVHGSLDEMQGTYLERVSNRMNDLFLHMVGADPEQGAIFQGAHINGNYSIVVQTTDDRTLNPDHEVNGASQRVLTFAFIWALTEVSGVVAPRVIDTPLGMMSGNVKRRVLEMVSRAAGEDVDRQVVLFLTQSEISHTENILDNQSGVTLTLIKTDDYPADLMNDPRAQQPEIRLCSCNHREYCDQCQRTNYEDFHLSYRMT; encoded by the coding sequence ATGAAAATTGAAGCGGCCCGTATTAGGAACTTTAAGCTGCTACGTAATATTGATCTTAGTTTCAGCACCGATCCACAAAAACCCCTAACCGTAATTCGAGCGGAAAACGGCTCAGGTAAGACCTCGACATTACAGGCACTACGTTGGGCTCTTTATGGTAAAGATGTCCTTGATGAACCGCTTGTAAGGTTGTCTCCTGCTGATTGGCCAGATAATAGCGTATGCACAGTATCTGTTGAAATTGATTTTGTTCATACTGCTGTTAGTAAGGTAGATGGCGAAACAATGACCTCTGCAACGAGATATATGCTTAAGCGAGAAGTTTGCGAAAAACCTGACGGCGATAGACCAAATAGAGAGCAAGACCGCGTAACTTTATTTGAAAAGACACCAGCAGGTGCGGAGTCGATTGATGCTGCAGAATCTAGACTTACACAGATGCTACCAAAAGAAATGATTGATATTTTCTTTACTGATGGAGATGCGGCAATGACATTTATTTCCCCTCAACTTTCCGATAATACAAAGAGAGATAAAGTAAAAGAGTCAATACGTTCGTTACTTGGACTTGATTTGCTTGAGCGAGTTGAGAAGCGTATTTCAGTTACACAGTCAGCAGTCAATAGGCAAATCACAAGGGATACTAGTTCCGATCAGTTAGCAGCTATTACTGAAGAAATTGAAGAAGCGACCAATGAGAAGGAGAAACTTTCCAAGACCATAACAGATTTGAATGAGCAAATCGAAAATATTCAGAGAAAGCTGGACACAATTGAACGCGATCTTACACGAGCATTAAAGGCTGGGAGCCATGAACAACTTGCTCACCAGAAAGAAAATTACCAAAAGCTGTTACATGCAGCTATTGAAGATGAGGAAGACCTTAAATGTGAGCATCAAGAGCTGTTCCAACAAGAAAGCCTGAGTTGGGGATTCCTAGAACCCGTTTTACAAATAGGATACGATTATTTGAATAATCTTCATGCTAAGGGGGTTATTCCTAAAGCTGCCGTGCCAGTACTTGAAGAGCGATTGGATTTGGAAAAGTGTATTTGCGGCGCGGATCTTTCAGAAGGCACTGAAGCCAGAGAGAAAGTTCGCGAGCTTATTGAACAACATCGAAAAAATGACCGGGAAGTAGATTACTTGTCGTCGCTTTATTATCAGTCTAAAACCGAGATTGGAACCTGGCTTTCTGAGGATACAAAGAAATGGTCTGGCTATTCTTCGGAACTTCAACAAAAACGACTTGCTGTTAAGAAGCGTATTGATCATGCACATCGAGAATTAAAGTCAGTAGAGGCAAAACTAGATCAAATAAACGAGGAAGAGATACAGGAGAAGCGCTTGCTACAGAACACAATGACATCTTCTCTTAGGGGAAAAAACAACGAGCTTTATCAAGCCGAAGCTTCACTTCAGGGTGTAGAGAAAAACCTGAAAGAACTTAACCATAAGCAAGAGAAGCTTCGCCGAGCTGATGAAAAAATGGCTGGGCTTAACGCAGAAAAAACAATTTTAAATGATCTTCAACAGATCGTTCATGGTTCTTTAGACGAAATGCAGGGGACTTATTTAGAACGTGTTAGCAACCGGATGAATGACCTTTTTTTGCACATGGTAGGTGCTGATCCTGAGCAGGGTGCTATTTTTCAGGGTGCACATATCAATGGCAATTACAGTATTGTGGTGCAGACCACGGACGATAGAACTCTCAATCCGGATCATGAAGTTAATGGTGCATCTCAACGTGTGTTGACTTTTGCATTTATATGGGCTTTGACGGAAGTGAGCGGTGTTGTAGCTCCTAGAGTCATTGATACTCCACTTGGTATGATGTCGGGAAATGTTAAACGCCGAGTTCTAGAAATGGTGAGTAGGGCTGCCGGAGAAGATGTCGACCGACAAGTTGTCTTATTCCTAACGCAATCAGAAATATCACACACTGAAAACATATTAGATAATCAATCAGGAGTTACTCTTACACTAATAAAGACAGACGATTATCCTGCAGACCTAATGAATGATCCTAGGGCACAGCAACCAGAAATTCGACTTTGTAGCTGTAACCATCGTGAATACTGTG